Proteins encoded by one window of Arachis ipaensis cultivar K30076 chromosome B04, Araip1.1, whole genome shotgun sequence:
- the LOC110271593 gene encoding uncharacterized protein LOC110271593 produces the protein MSPPSPSRVHSRRRWSLNAAATTACYHQIPPPFELRIGERARRELSRSCCRRRVDGLTVVLLARLLRCRSSSSLLLALETAFSACICWEESEQEKEEGAMDTSAAAVTIGVLELAITAVFG, from the exons ATGTCACCGCCGTCGCCGTCGAGGGTCCATTCACGCCGTCGCTGGAGCCTGAACGCCGCTGCAACCACCGCGTGTTATCATCAGATCCCGCCGCCGTTTGAGTTGCGAATAGGGGAACGCGCGCGAAGGGAACTATCGCGGAGCTGCTGTCGCCGCCGTGTTGATGGGCTCACCGTCGTTCTGCTCGCGCGGCTGTTGCGTTGCCGGAGCTCCTCGTCGCTGCTGCTGGCGCTGGAAACTGCCTTTTCAGCCTGTATCTGTTG GGAGGAGTCCGAGCAAGAAAAGGAAGAAGGTGCGATGGATACCTCCGCTGCTGCTGTTACTATCGGTGTTCTGGAGCTTGCAATTACTGCCGTTTTTGGGTGA